One window of the Manihot esculenta cultivar AM560-2 chromosome 14, M.esculenta_v8, whole genome shotgun sequence genome contains the following:
- the LOC110600564 gene encoding uncharacterized protein LOC110600564 produces the protein MAASASASGSCGPTGYRPYISLVNSIMQPSDPIARRITLIFKEKLVADGFCWKNVPEEVKEFYWQEFKKHFLWEEAIEQLMKIAWRKKVVERYRSLMCSVRNGKEKRLSLTEGVMDAWQSAWGATEYKEKCKKFSNNRKSETGRQGAGPSRHCGGSISQYRHQQQMRERLGRDPLPHELFEATHKKKGTSEFVDARSKTIHDRFLTLKEQASQTDNDSSQASRIDEAQLYFEAVGGEKKRRVYGLGSQTSVFFPNKTSASTSFTSAQQNKDLQDEVADLKRKVQEREDNEQVLLEQNVRITSELSQVTDLLM, from the exons ATGGCTGCATCTGCATCTGCTTCTGGTAGTTGCGGACCCACAGGATACAGACCATATATTTCCTTAGTAAACTCAAT CATGCAACCTTCTGATCCGATTGCTAGGCGGATTACATTGATCTTCAAGGAAAAGTTAGTAGCAGATGGCTTTTGTTGGAAAAATGTACCAGAAGAGGTTAAAGAATTCTATTGGCAAGAATTTAAG AAACACTTCTTATGGGAGGAGGCAATAGAGCAGCTTATGAAGATAGCTTGGAGGAAAAAAGTTGTCGAGCGGTATCGTAGCCTTATGTGTAGCGTAAGGAATGGGAAGGAGAAGAGGCTATCACTGACAGAAGGAGTAATGGATGCATGGCAATCCGCTTGGGGAGCAACTGAGTATAAAGAGAAATGCAAAAAATTCTCTAACAACAGAAAGAGTGAAACAGGTAGGCAAGGCGCTGGCCCATCAAGacattgtggaggatccatatcTCAGTATAGGCATCAACAACAGATG CGCGAAAGACTAGGCAGAGATCCTTTACCTCATGAGTTATTTGAGGCTACTCATAAAAAGAAGGGTACCTCAGAGTTTGTTGATGCACGCTCAAAGACCATTCat GACCGCTTTCTGACTTTGAAAGAGCAAGCATCACAGACAGATAATGACAGTAGTCAGGCATCCCGCATTGATGAGGCTCAATTATACTTTGAGGCAGTAggtggagagaaaaaaagaagggtGTATGGTCTTGGATCACAGACTTCAGTTTTCTTCCCAAACAAGACTTCTGCTAGTACATCCTTCACATCAGCTCAGCAAAATAAGGATCTTCAAGATGAAGTGGCTGATCTCAAACGCAAGGTACAGGAGcgtgaggataatgaacaagtaTTGCTTGAGCAAAATGTGCGGATTACCTCTGAGCTGTCACAGGTGACGGATTTACTTATGTAG